ACTGAATAAAAAGATTATATAGACTAGAAGAGTGAAAAATAAGAAAAACCCAATAAAATGTGCGTTGTATCGGTATATTTATTGCTGCACAAGCAAAAAAGAGTAATCGATGAATCTCGAGGAGCAATAAAAAGCGGATGTAAAAATCGTGATTTTTGACATCCGCTTAAAGAGTCTAACATAAAAATATGCGTCTATTTTTCGCGGGTGTATCCTGGTAAGGCATCGAGCGTTGCTTTTAAATAGCTCATGGTATTATTAAGGCTAGAAACTGCCATATCCATAGCATTAAAATCCTTATAGAGGCGCGCTTCTAACTTATCCATGCGGTAATTAACGGCGGTTTGTTGCTCGTCAATCGTATTTATTTTCTTATATAAAGAGTCAATCTTACCATCAATGATAGTATTACTTTTTTCTATATCTCCCGTCGATGAGCTAATATTCGCATCGATAATACCGGCTAGCACATCATTCATCAGCTTGGTGACCCCCTCTGCGTAGGTAACCGTGCCACGACTGCCTAATGCACCACCTTCAATGAGTAATTTAATACCATTTGATTTACCATCCTGTGACAATAGATATTGACCATCACCAAATGCAGCAACACCATCAATTAATCCTTCGGCATCTACACCATTAATACCACCTTGCACATCTAACCCGACGGAAGTCAAAAAATTAGTATCCACCTGAGTAAAGGCAACCGTGGAGGATGATCCATATTTATTTGATGTAATAGCTAATTTTCCAGCATCATTGGCAATATTGACACTAATGCCATTACTTACAAAGTTGCTATCGGAATTAATTTGCGACTGCATTTCAATCGCCAGCTCTTCTATCGTTGCATAACTTTTCTGGCTGAGGTTTATATTGCCAGACAAGTAACCATCGACACGCATGGTAAAACTATCGTTATCCGCATCGATAGTTAGCGGAAAATTGAGGCCAATATCCGTACCGGTAAGTATCCCCTGTGTCGCCAACTGCGTCACTTCGACCGAATAAGTACCCGGTTTAGTTAAACTGCTATTGCTTTCGAATGAGACCATGGGATCAGATGCCGAGCCCGACGCAGTAAAAAACTCAGCAACACTATCCATATCATTTTTTAATATATTAGAAAACTTTAATGAATCGAGGGAAAGCGTGCCATCTCTATTGGTCAATATGCCCAAATCTGCAAAGCTTTTTACACTACCTTGAATGTGGTCAACGGAGGTATTAAGCACTGAGCGCATTTGGCTTTGAATATTACGAATCGTTGAATCACCATTCAAAATACCATCGGAATCCCCTACCCCACCTGCCTTGGTTAACTCATTCATTTTTAGAATAGTACTGTTATAGTTATCAACGAAGGCTTGAATTTGTTCTTCCACTTTACTGGTGTCTTTATTAATTTTTAAAGTCACCGTTTTACCAATCTCGGTTTCACCATTTAAGTTTAATGTGACACCTTCAATGACATTACTGATTTCGTTACTAGCACGTGAAATGGTAATACCATTCATGATGATTTTGGCATCTTGCGCGGCGGCGGTTTGTTCCGCATTCTTGGTGGTTTCTGAATAGGTAAAGCGCGATAGACCTGTGCCATCTTGATTATTACCATCATCATCTTGCACGGTTAACTCGATACCGTTAGCTTCGCCTGTCTCCTTATTTGTTAATACAAGGCGGTAATTTGTACCATCATTAACTATCGAAGCACTTACACTATAATCACCTTCATTAATGGCATCTCGCATCGACGTTAAAGAGTTATTACTGCTATCGATGGTTAAGGTCTCAATCGGTTTGTTCGGATCGACGGAAAAACTACCATCAACGTCACTATAGGTACCAAAACGAAAGGAGATTACCCCCGTGCCGACGGGATCGTTCACAGAGTCAA
This window of the Psychromonas sp. MME1 genome carries:
- the fliD gene encoding flagellar filament capping protein FliD; amino-acid sequence: MSSITSTGLGSGLDINSIVTAIVGAEKDPLIAKMMKSSAEATAKISAYGMLNSELSGFKSSYKQLGYGSTFSAAAATSSDKGILDATLGLGAETGQWEFEVKQRAQAHTLISSAADAFDSVNDPVGTGVISFRFGTYSDVDGSFSVDPNKPIETLTIDSSNNSLTSMRDAINEGDYSVSASIVNDGTNYRLVLTNKETGEANGIELTVQDDDGNNQDGTGLSRFTYSETTKNAEQTAAAQDAKIIMNGITISRASNEISNVIEGVTLNLNGETEIGKTVTLKINKDTSKVEEQIQAFVDNYNSTILKMNELTKAGGVGDSDGILNGDSTIRNIQSQMRSVLNTSVDHIQGSVKSFADLGILTNRDGTLSLDSLKFSNILKNDMDSVAEFFTASGSASDPMVSFESNSSLTKPGTYSVEVTQLATQGILTGTDIGLNFPLTIDADNDSFTMRVDGYLSGNINLSQKSYATIEELAIEMQSQINSDSNFVSNGISVNIANDAGKLAITSNKYGSSSTVAFTQVDTNFLTSVGLDVQGGINGVDAEGLIDGVAAFGDGQYLLSQDGKSNGIKLLIEGGALGSRGTVTYAEGVTKLMNDVLAGIIDANISSSTGDIEKSNTIIDGKIDSLYKKINTIDEQQTAVNYRMDKLEARLYKDFNAMDMAVSSLNNTMSYLKATLDALPGYTREK